Genomic window (Nitrospirota bacterium):
CAAGACAGCGCCGACACGCATATCAAACTTGCCCTGATCAAAATGCTCTTCCGTTGAGAGCCAATCGCTGTCGGTAAGTGCGCTAAAAAGATATCTGATAAAAATTTCACGCTGTGACTTACCAGTAAACGACAATGAATCAGGATTCTTAATATCTGCCTCATTAACCCCTGCATCATCCAGAAAATTTCTTGTAATATTTTCAAAGCCAGAGACTTCGCCCCGCTTGAACGGTTCCGTATCACTCTTCCATGCCGAATTGTCTGGCAACCCCTTATGATGCCCGTCAATCGCAATTGACGCCTCAATAATTCTATGGAGTCGAGCATACCCGGCACCCCACGCTGCATGAGGAACGCTTCCTCGCTTTCCTCCGTTTTCAAGATAATTCTGAAAGTCAGGCTGATATTTGCCGAAGTCATGGAGTAAGCCTGCTATCTTAAAAATTTCTTTGTAGTCAACTTTACGTGCAAAGGATTCCGCGAACTTCGCCGTTTGGCGCAGATGTTTTAATAAACTATGTTTTTCTTTACGACTATTTTCTGAATGCGCGTAATATTCAGTCATTTATTCCCTTCCACGCCAGTCATCAACCGGCTTTCCTTCAATGCTGTGCGCGTAGAATGTTTTCATTGGAATAACCCCTCACCCTAACCCTCTCCGCAGGGGGAGAGGGGATAATGTTTGCTTATCGTTATCCCTCTTTTTCCCTCTTAAACCCGATCTTCTTTTTCTTCGTCTCCAGCGGGACCATCAACTGCCTTATCGCGTCAAAGATTACTTTAATTTCCCCATCATGCTTTTCCATCTTCTGCTCAAGCTGCGCCAGCTTATAGGCAAGCTCTTTGTTTGTTGAGAGCATTTCTTTCAATTTAACAAAAGCCCTCATGACAGCGATATTCACCTGGATTGCCCGTTCGCTGTTCAATACACTTGAGAGCATAGCAACGCCTTGTTCCGTGAAAGCATATGGCGTATATCTGCGACCGCCTTTGCCGGCTTTTGAGATCACAAATTGTGATCTCAAAGTTGCAATCTCTTGATAATTCAACTGAAACATAAAATCGGCTGGAAATCGTCCAATGTTTCTTTTGACAGCTTGAATAAGTGTTCTCGTCTCTACTCCATAAAGTTGAGCGAGATCGCTGTCGAGCATAACCTTCTGTCCCCTTATAAGCAGAATCCTTCTTTCGATTACTTCCAACGGCACTATTGCCTGCATCTTGTCCCCTCCTGATTCAAAAAAATTAATGACGTATTTTATCTCTCAATAAATATTTTTGCCAAGAAATTTCACGCCAGAAGAAATTCAGACACAACAGGACCAAATTGGTCCGGCAAAGCTTTTCTCACGAAAAAAATCTGCTACAATGTTACATGCGCCGAAAGACCTGCGCAGGAATCGGAGAAATTAAATGAACGACAAAAACGAAGAATTGCAGGATTATCTCAAAGACTACTGGGAACACATATTAAAGACGCATCCAACTTTTGCGACTTATATCGGGGACCACCAGTATGATGACGCGCTTGAAGACCTGTCGGAGGAGGCGATCACCGGGCAGGTCAATTATTTTAAAAGCCTTTCGACGAAGATCGGAGATATCGATGAAGCTCTTTTGACTCCGGAGAATAGACTGGACCGCAAGCTTATTCAGACGACCCTCGAAAATCATATCAGGATGTATGATTTCAAAACTCATTACATCCCCCTGGACCAGATGACCGGGCCGCACATCGATTTTCCCCAGTTGATTGAGTTTCATCCATTCAACACCCGGAAGGACGCTGAAAATTATATTGCGAGACTGAACGCCTTTCCGCGCCTGATAGACCAGGTAATTGAAAATCTGCAAAAAGGTATAGCGCATAAAATTACGGCTTTTAAAAAGGTCATGGAGCTTACAGCGGGACAGGTTGAGACTTTCACGAAATTTACACCTGAAGGCCACCCGATGTTTTCGCCTGTCACGAAACTGAAAGAGGGATTTTCAGAGCAGGATAAAGAGGAGATTGGGAAATTGGTAAGAGAAGCGCTTTCCTTGCGCGTGACACCTGCTTACGCAAAACTGCTTGATTATCTGAAGAAGGAATACATGGAACACTGCAGGGAAAAAGAAGGCCTCTGGGCGCTGCCGGACGGAATTGATATGTACAGATTTTTTGTGCGGTATCACATAACCTCGGACCTTTCCCCGGAAGAGATCCATGAAACCGGCAGGAGAGAGGTTGAAAGAATAACATCGGACATCAAAAAGCTTATGCAGAAAACCGGCTTCAGCGGGAGCATGAGGGAGTTCGCTGATTATGTGAAGGAGAGGAAGGAGCTTAATTTCAGCAGCAGGCAGGAGATACTTGATGTCTACAGGGAGATTTTATCCCGGATGGACAAGAAGCTGCCTGAATATTTCGGGAGACTGCCAAGGGCAAGGTACGACATTAAAGAGATCGA
Coding sequences:
- a CDS encoding DUF885 domain-containing protein, whose amino-acid sequence is MNDKNEELQDYLKDYWEHILKTHPTFATYIGDHQYDDALEDLSEEAITGQVNYFKSLSTKIGDIDEALLTPENRLDRKLIQTTLENHIRMYDFKTHYIPLDQMTGPHIDFPQLIEFHPFNTRKDAENYIARLNAFPRLIDQVIENLQKGIAHKITAFKKVMELTAGQVETFTKFTPEGHPMFSPVTKLKEGFSEQDKEEIGKLVREALSLRVTPAYAKLLDYLKKEYMEHCREKEGLWALPDGIDMYRFFVRYHITSDLSPEEIHETGRREVERITSDIKKLMQKTGFSGSMREFADYVKERKELNFSSRQEILDVYREILSRMDKKLPEYFGRLPRARYDIKEIEQYREQSAPAAYYYPPPRDFSRPGYFYANTYNPEQRPRFITEALSFHEAVPGHHLQIAIMQEREDLPEFRKYEGSTAFIEGWALYAEKLSREMGFYQDDFSEYGRLNFEIWRAVRLVVDTGIHFFKWGRDEAIRYCMENSGEEEHEIEVEVDRYIAMPGQALAYKIGELKILEIREKARTALGARFDIKEFHDRLLENGALPLYALESVMNAWTGNRVVNLFI
- a CDS encoding ORF6N domain-containing protein, coding for MQAIVPLEVIERRILLIRGQKVMLDSDLAQLYGVETRTLIQAVKRNIGRFPADFMFQLNYQEIATLRSQFVISKAGKGGRRYTPYAFTEQGVAMLSSVLNSERAIQVNIAVMRAFVKLKEMLSTNKELAYKLAQLEQKMEKHDGEIKVIFDAIRQLMVPLETKKKKIGFKREKEG